A region of Zeugodacus cucurbitae isolate PBARC_wt_2022May chromosome 5, idZeuCucr1.2, whole genome shotgun sequence DNA encodes the following proteins:
- the LOC105209933 gene encoding proton-coupled amino acid transporter-like protein pathetic, whose amino-acid sequence MGVTVEVRNGKNAKENAVDLEGDGGKKTHRTSNLETATHLFKGSVGAGLFAMGDCFKNGGLVGATVLMPILAVICVHCERMLIDGSIEVVGKTPGVDFFDYPDTVEKVFEYGPRPIRKLSKLMRTIVETFLCVTQFGFCSIYFVFITDNLHQVLQQNGIDISPTTTMAIALLPAMLPSLLTNLKYISPVSMLANCSLLFGLLATLVIALKDPMPPVSERHLVTNGTQMALFFGTALFSYEGIALILPLRNKMRNPESFMSTFGVLNVTMAVITAIFIFTGIVGYMRWGEEVEGSITLNLNPEDVMSQVVKIVAAMGVFFGYPIQFFILIKIIWKPMKESCGVAQKYPISIQVVLRFIMVLCTFGVAVVVPKLGLFISLIGALCSTSLALLIPVILDFVLRAGVPKALTTWVYLKNMAIILIAVLGIATGTYQSIVEIIKAFYD is encoded by the exons ATGGGCGTAACAGTGGAGGTGCGAAATGGCAAGAATGCCAAAGAGAATGCAGTGGATCTTGAAGGCGATGGCGGCAAGAAGACTCACCGTACAAG CAACTTGGAAACGGCGACACATCTTTTCAAAGGCAGCGTGGGCGCTGGTCTCTTCGCGATGGGTGATTGCTTCAAGAATGGCGGCCTGGTCGGCGCAACTGTGTTGATGCCCATTCTGGCGGTTATTTGCGTGCATTGCGAACGTATGCTGATCGACGGCTCGATCGAGGTGGTGGGGAAGACACCGGGTGTGGACTTCTTCGACTACCCTGATACGGTGGAAAAAGTCTTCGAATATGGACCAAGACCTATACGGAAGTTGTCCAAGTTAATGCGTACAATTGTGGAGACTTTTCTGTGTGTAACACAATTTGGCTTCTGTTCGATATATTTCGTTTTCATTACGGATAATCTACATCAG GTCCTCCAACAAAACGGCATCGACATAAGTCCAACAACTACAATGGCCATCGCACTGCTGCCGGCCATGTTACCTTCGTTACTTACAAATTTGAAGTACATCTCACCCGTTTCCATGTTGGCCAACTGTTCGTTACTCTTCGGTCTGCTCGCCACGCTGGTGATCGCACTTAAAGATCCCATGCCACCAGTAAGTGAACGCCATCTCGTCACGAATGGCACACAGATGGCATTGTTCTTCGGCACAGCGCTTTTCTCATACGAAGGCATAGCGCTCATACTACCGTTACGTAATAAAATGCGTAACCCGGAAAGTTTTATGAGTACCTTTGGTGTTTTGAACGTGACTATGGCGGTAATAACGGCGATCTTCATTTTCACTGGCATCGTTGGTTATATGCGTTGGGGTGAGGAAGTTGAGGGCAGCATTACGTTGAATTTGAATCCGGAAGATGT CATGTCACAGGTTGTTAAAATCGTTGCTGCCATGGGTGTTTTCTTCGGCTATCCCATACAGTTCTTCATTCTGATCAAGATCATTTGGAAACCTATGAAGGAATCATGCGGTGTGGCACAAAAGTATCCCATTTCGATACAAGTTGTTTTGCGTTTCATCATGGTTTTATGTACAT TCGGTGTTGCTGTCGTTGTGCCTAAACTTGGTCTCTTCATTTCGCTAATCGGAGCGCTGTGCTCCACTTCATTGGCGCTGTTGATACCAGTGATACTTGATTTTGTGCTGCGTGCTGGAGTGCCCAAAGCTCTGACCACTTGGGTGTACCTGAAGAACATGGCGATTATACTGATTGCCGTGTTAGGCATTGCAACTGGCACTTATCAGAGTATTGTAGAGATAATAAAGGCATTTTATGATTAA
- the LOC105209932 gene encoding uncharacterized protein LOC105209932 has product MIVKMKQKKRHSGLPPPPPAEELEEMPQDDNMQNSSDEQSAQSDLEQENTIATTSNKGNTVDEAGVDDDDDDDEMDLGNFSVKPKKKRKKGIIYISNIPKHMNVTRMREILGEYAKIGRVYLQPEKLPGANDKKKKRKRLARHFTEGWVEFESKRAAKQIVELLNNKQISTRKKSQFYDYMWSMKYLPRFKWVHLTERMNYEQAVHKQRLHTEVSQARKETTFFQNNLDKSEYLKKQSKKANKSKNAGAQET; this is encoded by the exons atgatcgttaaaatgaaacaaaagaaaCGCCATTCAGGcttaccgccaccaccacccgcAGAAGAGTTGGAGGAAATGCCACAGGATGACAATATGCAGAATTCGAGTGATGAACAATCGGCGCAATCAGATCTGGAGCAAGAAAacacaatagcaacaactagCAATAAAGGGAACACTGTTGATGAAGCTGGtgttgatgatgacgatgacgacgatGAAATGGATTTGGGCAATTTCAGcgttaagccaaaaaagaaaCGCAAGAAGGGCATCATTTACATATCGAATATACCCAAACACATGAATGTCACGAGAATGCGTGAAATCTTAGGAGAGTATGCTAAAATTGGACGCGTGTACTTGCAACCAGAAAAGCTACCAGGCG CCAACGATAAAAAGAAGAAACGCAAACGCTTAGCGCGTCACTTCACAGAAGGCTGGGTTGAGTTCGAGTCAAAACGTGCGGCCAAACAAATTGTTGAGCtgctaaataataaacaaatctcAACACGTAAAAAATCACAATTCTACGACTATATGTGGAGCATGAAATATCTGCCACGCTTCAAATGGGTGCATCTCACAGAGCGTATGAACTATGAGCAAGCTGTGCATAAGCAACGTTTACACACTGAGGTGTCACAGGCGCGCAAGGAGACTACATTCTTCCAGAATAATCTTGATAAGAGCGAGTACTTgaaaaaacaaagtaaaaaggcaaataaaagcaaaaatgcgGGCGCACAGGAAACGTGA